The Vibrio sp. SNU_ST1 genome has a segment encoding these proteins:
- the nadK gene encoding NAD(+) kinase: MKKPFEVIAIIGKPRDQQAIQTHRELYQWLSTEGYQVFVDDRLATILDDIPQEHFSSLIELGKRADLAIVVGGDGNMLGAARILSRFDISVIGVNRGNLGFLTDLNPENFQSALTDVLKGEFMEEERFLLETEIHRHGQIKSHNAALNEAVLHPGQVAHMIEFEVYIDDSFAFSQRSDGLIVSTPTGSTAYSLSGGGPILSSSLNAISLVPMFPHTLSSRPLVVDGKRRIKLIVSPDNRGTQEVSCDGQISLPVSPGDEIHIYQSPNVLKLIHPKDYNYYHVLRNKLGWSSKLF, encoded by the coding sequence ATGAAAAAGCCATTTGAAGTCATCGCCATTATTGGTAAACCTCGAGATCAGCAAGCAATTCAGACTCATAGAGAGCTCTATCAGTGGTTAAGTACTGAGGGTTATCAAGTGTTTGTGGATGACAGACTCGCTACAATTTTAGACGATATCCCACAAGAACATTTTTCTAGCCTAATTGAATTAGGTAAACGCGCCGATCTCGCCATTGTGGTGGGTGGTGATGGAAATATGCTCGGTGCCGCTAGAATCTTGTCACGTTTCGATATTTCAGTGATTGGCGTAAACCGAGGTAACCTAGGTTTCCTTACCGATCTTAATCCTGAAAACTTCCAGAGCGCGCTTACTGATGTACTTAAGGGTGAATTCATGGAAGAAGAGCGCTTCTTACTTGAAACTGAAATTCATCGTCATGGCCAAATAAAAAGCCACAACGCCGCACTCAACGAAGCAGTACTTCACCCCGGTCAAGTCGCACATATGATCGAGTTCGAAGTGTATATCGATGACAGCTTCGCCTTCTCACAGCGTTCTGATGGCTTGATCGTCTCAACACCGACAGGTTCAACCGCCTACTCACTTTCTGGTGGTGGTCCTATCCTGTCATCAAGCTTAAATGCAATTTCATTAGTACCGATGTTCCCGCACACCCTTTCAAGCCGCCCACTTGTGGTGGATGGAAAGCGTCGTATCAAGCTGATTGTATCGCCTGATAACCGCGGAACTCAGGAAGTCAGTTGTGATGGTCAAATCTCACTACCGGTCTCCCCTGGCGATGAGATCCACATTTACCAAAGCCCGAATGTGCTCAAGCTGATTCACCCTAAAGACTACAACTACTACCATGTTCTGCGTAACAAACTAGGCTGGTCGAGCAAGTTGTTCTAA
- the grpE gene encoding nucleotide exchange factor GrpE, whose amino-acid sequence MSNEENKVTEEELDQIIAEAEKVEEAELNEESVDEQEAKIAQLEAALLSSESKVKEQQDSVLRAKAEVENMRRRSEQEIDKARKFALNKFAEGLLPVIDNLERAMQAADAENEVVKPLFEGVELTHKTFVDTVAKFGLKEINPEGEVFNPEFHQAMSIQESPDHESNTVMFVMQKGYELNGRVIRPAMVMVAK is encoded by the coding sequence ATGAGCAACGAAGAAAACAAAGTAACGGAAGAAGAGCTAGATCAAATCATTGCTGAAGCTGAGAAAGTTGAAGAAGCAGAGCTAAATGAAGAGTCTGTTGATGAGCAAGAAGCAAAAATCGCTCAACTAGAAGCTGCACTACTTTCTAGCGAATCTAAAGTGAAAGAGCAGCAAGATTCTGTTCTTCGCGCAAAAGCTGAAGTTGAAAACATGCGTCGCCGTAGCGAGCAAGAAATTGATAAAGCGCGTAAATTCGCTTTGAACAAGTTTGCTGAAGGTCTACTTCCTGTCATCGACAACCTAGAGCGTGCAATGCAAGCGGCAGATGCTGAAAACGAAGTGGTTAAGCCACTGTTTGAAGGTGTTGAGCTAACACACAAAACGTTCGTAGACACAGTTGCTAAGTTTGGTCTTAAAGAGATCAACCCTGAAGGTGAAGTGTTCAACCCTGAATTCCACCAAGCGATGTCTATCCAAGAAAGTCCAGATCACGAATCAAACACGGTTATGTTCGTAATGCAAAAAGGTTACGAGTTAAACGGTCGTGTGATTCGCCCTGCGATGGTTATGGTTGCTAAGTAA
- a CDS encoding dicarboxylate/amino acid:cation symporter: protein MDKSLSSKIFVGLFAGLLIGTAIQYLFNGIAVFDTYLLGLAEGVGGMFVSLIKLLVVPLVYVSIVCGIVELKDIRSFGRLGGKTFALYIINTIIAISAALTVGLIFQPGAGADLAGTISETVQLTTTETPDIFSLVVNIVPSNPVQAFASGDMLQIIFMAILTGLAIQALDSRGGPAIKTFKMANEIMMKLIGLVMSLAPFGVFALMIQLGATLDAGTLMSVAGYVALVVAMLVFWIFFFYPMMVGIATGITPKQFLRATREQILFSLSTASSNATIPVTMRTLTEKLGVSRSVAGFGVPLGATMNMSGVSIYIALATMFVANAFGQPINTADIFTLGLTILLLSIGAGGVPGGGVVMVGVLLHQLGLPPEGLAIIAAVDRINDMFCTSSNVVGDTAVNTIVAKSEGEIGVETNEEAELKKAEA from the coding sequence ATGGATAAATCGCTCTCAAGTAAGATTTTTGTAGGCTTGTTTGCCGGCCTACTTATTGGTACTGCTATTCAGTACCTATTCAACGGTATTGCAGTATTTGATACTTACCTGCTAGGTCTAGCAGAAGGTGTCGGTGGTATGTTTGTCTCTTTGATCAAACTATTGGTTGTTCCACTGGTATACGTATCTATCGTTTGCGGAATTGTTGAATTGAAAGACATCCGTTCTTTCGGTCGCCTAGGTGGTAAAACTTTTGCTCTTTACATTATCAACACCATCATCGCGATTTCTGCAGCCCTAACTGTTGGCCTTATTTTCCAACCGGGTGCTGGCGCAGATTTAGCCGGAACGATCTCTGAGACAGTTCAACTAACAACAACTGAAACTCCAGATATCTTCTCTCTTGTTGTGAACATCGTTCCTAGCAACCCAGTTCAGGCGTTTGCAAGCGGTGACATGCTACAGATCATCTTCATGGCGATTTTGACTGGTCTTGCTATTCAGGCTCTTGATTCACGTGGCGGTCCAGCGATCAAAACGTTCAAGATGGCTAACGAAATTATGATGAAGCTTATCGGCCTAGTAATGAGCTTGGCGCCATTTGGTGTATTCGCACTGATGATTCAACTGGGCGCAACGCTTGATGCTGGCACATTAATGTCGGTAGCAGGTTATGTAGCACTGGTTGTTGCCATGCTAGTGTTCTGGATTTTCTTCTTCTATCCAATGATGGTTGGTATCGCGACAGGTATTACGCCTAAGCAATTCCTACGTGCAACTCGTGAGCAAATCCTTTTCTCACTATCGACGGCAAGTTCGAACGCGACTATCCCAGTAACAATGCGCACTCTAACTGAAAAGCTTGGTGTATCAAGATCTGTGGCTGGTTTCGGTGTTCCGCTGGGTGCGACAATGAACATGTCTGGTGTCTCTATCTACATCGCACTAGCGACAATGTTCGTAGCAAACGCATTCGGTCAACCAATCAACACGGCTGACATCTTTACTCTGGGTCTAACTATCTTGCTACTGTCTATCGGTGCTGGTGGTGTTCCAGGTGGTGGTGTTGTAATGGTCGGTGTTCTATTGCACCAACTAGGTTTACCACCAGAAGGTCTAGCTATCATTGCTGCGGTAGACCGTATCAACGATATGTTCTGTACTTCTTCTAACGTAGTAGGTGATACCGCGGTTAACACTATCGTTGCTAAGTCTGAAGGTGAAATCGGCGTTGAAACAAACGAAGAAGCTGAGCTGAAGAAAGCAGAAGCGTAA